In Hymenobacter sublimis, a single genomic region encodes these proteins:
- the atpE gene encoding ATP synthase F0 subunit C: MLLSLLLQAITNSAGLAVFGAAIGAGLVALGAGLGIGRIGGQAMEAIGRQPEASGKIQTAMLIVAALIEGLALFAVVVCLLISFNL, from the coding sequence ATGCTTCTTTCTCTGTTGTTGCAGGCCATTACTAATTCTGCTGGTCTGGCCGTATTCGGTGCTGCTATTGGTGCTGGTCTGGTTGCTCTGGGTGCCGGTCTGGGCATTGGTCGTATCGGTGGTCAGGCTATGGAAGCCATTGGTCGTCAGCCGGAGGCTTCGGGCAAGATCCAAACTGCCATGCTGATCGTAGCCGCTCTGATTGAAGGTCTGGCGCTGTTCGCAGTAGTAGTCTGCCTGCTGATTTCGTTCAATCTCTAG
- a CDS encoding AtpZ/AtpI family protein has protein sequence MSSPTPSPPRRPDSEGNSDRMRAFARYSGIAVQMMATIGLSTWAGYWLDKHYRTETPWFTLGLMLLGLFAALYNVIRSVTREQ, from the coding sequence ATGTCCAGTCCCACACCTTCGCCCCCCCGGCGCCCCGACTCCGAGGGCAATTCCGACCGAATGCGTGCCTTCGCCCGCTATTCCGGCATTGCGGTTCAGATGATGGCAACCATTGGCCTGAGCACTTGGGCCGGTTACTGGCTTGATAAGCACTATCGCACCGAGACGCCCTGGTTTACCCTGGGCCTGATGCTGCTCGGGTTATTTGCCGCCTTATATAATGTCATTCGCTCTGTTACTAGGGAACAGTAA
- the porW gene encoding type IX secretion system periplasmic lipoprotein PorW/SprE, translating into MTTTTFSLLRLLSAPTAAFLLLAAGLAGCASERPSLIGHAYDNVVARDNAYFLAREKMLATEATLYKARVNDYNRVLPLFPTLNDATVTTVTADLDDIIKKASLPIQHRPGSDWTDDSYLLVGKARYYKREYEDAAKTFRYINTTSKDNNARHEALIWLMRTFLATKELENAAAVSDLLDKEQGTERNARELFLTRAEFFLLTGEQARAIENLEKAIPYIEPKNEQSRTRYILAQLYQAQGEDKKAYAQLNQILKKNPPYELDFFSKLMLGQVSDLNQTDRARLDKYFAKLLKDTKNKEYRDKIYYEMGRLEYRQQRYPEALALLQKAARTPSTNRVQKSYVYLLSGRIYYENLQKYRLAAAYYDSTVQALPREAPEYAAISERAAILKDFAQQLTIVETQDSLQALARLDSATLRTRLTAYAQAEVDAQRKAAEQLAAQQVRQEQRSGQALGGISAGRDLQPEVNTDDFLAANMGVKWYFDNPTALGTARNDFIRRWGDRPLQDNWRTVSQASSSPVTNRGGNVPVSIAGNASTTVNGAGGLGTAATPEADPAVQLRSLVDRYRQNIPLTEPQRKQSDALTEEALYALGSIYNQQLREPVRAAETYETLLTRYPQGPHTPETLYILYLIYKQQNNSGKAEGYAERLRQAYPNSSYARLVADPEYLRRTSVANAQVAVLVDSAFSFYKNQDFKKAGAVLVRARKQYPENDLNDRIAFLNTLLTIRTQPPLTAKAAVEKFYKDYPESPLAPQAATLLNTYKQQAEGQITGALASTDKPVVSVFKPGEVENRMRIYYGENESPAAPVTPNPATSLPAPAASPAPSAPITTSQPEQPAAVTPASPTTTPPSEVSPQPASSTPPPVVDEAKAARMAAAQARARGKKAPAASKTAPPATTSVTTPPAPVAGNTSVSAPTLPSTAATTVTPPVTSTPAPTAPVGTPYKATPAAAHVVVLVLAKDAPALQGLSEQLSAYNNRYFKANNLLVRQQPLGAGQEVVLIESLPGVKVAQSYALKLRGPQSPLSKLRGTGYQTLLISIDNLPLLLQSQNPEEYQRFYQQNYSK; encoded by the coding sequence TTGACGACGACAACTTTTTCGCTTCTACGCCTGCTTTCTGCTCCCACTGCTGCCTTCCTCCTGCTGGCGGCGGGCTTGGCTGGGTGTGCTTCCGAGCGTCCGTCCTTGATTGGGCACGCGTACGATAATGTGGTGGCGCGCGACAATGCGTATTTTCTGGCCCGTGAGAAAATGCTGGCTACGGAGGCAACCTTATATAAGGCCCGCGTTAACGACTACAACCGCGTTCTGCCGCTTTTCCCTACCCTGAACGATGCCACGGTAACTACGGTCACGGCCGACCTAGATGACATCATCAAGAAGGCCTCCCTACCCATCCAGCACCGCCCGGGCTCCGACTGGACCGATGACAGCTACCTGTTAGTGGGTAAGGCTCGCTACTACAAGCGCGAGTATGAGGACGCGGCCAAGACGTTCAGGTACATCAATACTACCAGCAAGGATAACAACGCTCGCCACGAGGCCCTGATTTGGCTGATGCGCACGTTCCTGGCCACGAAGGAGCTGGAAAATGCAGCGGCTGTATCAGATTTGCTGGACAAAGAACAAGGCACAGAGCGTAATGCACGGGAGCTGTTCCTGACGCGGGCCGAGTTTTTCCTGCTCACGGGCGAGCAGGCCCGAGCCATTGAGAACCTGGAAAAAGCTATTCCCTATATCGAGCCCAAAAATGAACAGTCGCGCACCCGCTACATTCTGGCCCAGCTGTACCAGGCCCAGGGTGAGGATAAAAAGGCGTACGCGCAGCTCAACCAGATTCTGAAGAAGAACCCGCCCTACGAGCTGGACTTTTTTAGCAAGCTCATGCTTGGCCAGGTGTCGGACCTGAACCAGACTGACCGGGCCCGGCTGGACAAGTACTTCGCCAAGCTGCTCAAGGACACAAAGAACAAGGAGTACCGCGACAAGATTTACTACGAAATGGGGCGGCTGGAATACCGTCAGCAGCGCTACCCTGAGGCGCTGGCCCTGTTGCAAAAAGCAGCCCGCACGCCTTCCACAAACCGAGTGCAAAAGTCGTACGTGTACTTGCTCAGCGGCCGGATTTACTACGAAAACCTACAGAAATACCGACTGGCTGCCGCCTACTACGACAGCACCGTGCAGGCTCTGCCCCGCGAGGCGCCAGAATACGCGGCCATTTCTGAGAGGGCAGCTATTCTGAAAGATTTTGCCCAGCAGCTCACCATTGTAGAAACGCAGGACAGCCTGCAAGCCTTGGCTCGGCTGGATTCTGCTACCCTGCGTACCCGCCTAACAGCTTATGCTCAGGCAGAAGTAGACGCTCAACGCAAGGCTGCGGAGCAGCTAGCGGCTCAGCAGGTCCGGCAGGAGCAGCGCTCTGGGCAGGCCCTGGGAGGTATTAGCGCGGGCCGAGACTTGCAGCCGGAAGTAAACACCGACGACTTTCTGGCGGCTAATATGGGCGTTAAGTGGTACTTCGATAACCCCACTGCCTTAGGTACGGCGCGCAACGACTTTATCCGGCGCTGGGGCGACCGGCCGCTGCAGGATAACTGGCGCACGGTTAGTCAGGCGAGCAGCTCGCCGGTCACGAACCGGGGCGGCAATGTGCCGGTCAGTATTGCCGGCAACGCCAGCACTACCGTAAACGGTGCCGGTGGGCTGGGCACAGCGGCTACCCCGGAGGCCGACCCAGCCGTGCAGTTGCGGAGCCTAGTGGACCGCTACCGCCAGAACATTCCTCTAACGGAGCCCCAGCGCAAACAGTCAGATGCTCTGACGGAGGAAGCCTTATACGCCTTGGGTAGCATTTATAACCAGCAGCTTCGGGAGCCAGTGCGCGCCGCCGAAACCTATGAAACGCTGCTGACTCGCTATCCGCAGGGCCCGCATACGCCCGAAACGCTTTACATTCTGTACCTGATTTATAAGCAGCAAAACAATTCGGGCAAGGCCGAAGGGTATGCGGAGCGTCTGCGCCAAGCTTATCCCAACTCTTCTTATGCCCGCTTAGTAGCCGACCCAGAATACCTGCGGCGCACTTCCGTAGCTAATGCTCAGGTAGCTGTTCTCGTTGATTCGGCTTTCAGCTTCTACAAAAACCAGGATTTCAAGAAGGCCGGCGCTGTGCTGGTCCGGGCGCGTAAGCAGTACCCCGAAAATGACCTGAATGACCGAATTGCCTTCCTCAATACCCTGCTGACTATCCGGACTCAACCGCCGCTTACAGCTAAAGCAGCCGTAGAGAAGTTTTACAAGGATTACCCCGAAAGTCCGTTGGCTCCGCAAGCTGCTACTCTGCTTAATACATACAAGCAGCAGGCCGAGGGGCAGATAACCGGCGCTCTGGCCTCTACTGACAAGCCGGTAGTATCTGTGTTCAAGCCGGGTGAGGTAGAAAACCGCATGCGGATTTACTATGGGGAAAATGAGTCGCCGGCCGCGCCAGTTACCCCGAACCCTGCTACCTCTTTACCCGCCCCCGCAGCTTCGCCAGCTCCTTCTGCGCCAATTACCACCTCTCAGCCAGAGCAGCCAGCCGCCGTTACACCTGCCTCCCCTACCACTACTCCCCCGTCGGAGGTTTCACCCCAGCCTGCCTCTTCCACTCCCCCACCGGTAGTAGATGAGGCCAAAGCTGCCCGAATGGCCGCCGCTCAGGCTCGTGCCCGCGGCAAGAAAGCTCCCGCTGCCTCAAAAACAGCTCCCCCCGCAACTACTTCTGTAACTACCCCACCTGCCCCTGTGGCCGGAAACACTTCTGTTTCTGCGCCTACCCTACCCAGCACCGCTGCTACTACGGTAACGCCTCCGGTTACGAGCACTCCCGCTCCTACGGCTCCGGTAGGTACGCCCTATAAGGCCACCCCGGCAGCAGCGCACGTAGTCGTGCTGGTGCTAGCCAAGGATGCCCCGGCACTGCAAGGCTTATCCGAACAACTCAGTGCTTACAACAACCGGTACTTCAAGGCCAATAATCTGCTGGTGCGGCAGCAACCGTTGGGAGCTGGGCAGGAGGTAGTGCTTATCGAATCATTGCCCGGCGTGAAAGTGGCGCAGAGCTACGCCTTGAAACTGCGCGGCCCTCAGTCGCCGCTGAGTAAGCTGCGGGGAACGGGTTACCAAACCCTCCTGATTAGTATTGATAACTTGCCGCTCCTGCTGCAAAGCCAGAACCCTGAGGAATACCAGCGCTTCTACCAGCAGAACTACTCTAAATAA
- the atpA gene encoding F0F1 ATP synthase subunit alpha: MAEVRPDEVSAILREQLSNFKTEAELEEVGTVLQVGDGVARIYGLGKAQSGELIEFENGLQALVLNLEEDNVGAVMLGDYSEIREGATVRRTNKIASIQVGDGIIGRVVNTLGQPIDGRGLIQGATYDMPLERKAPGVIYRQPVNEPMQTGIKAIDAMIPIGRGQRELIIGDRQTGKSTVALDAILNQREFYERGEPVFCIYVAVGQKASTVAQVVNALTKGGAMDYTVVVSASASDPAPMQFFAPFTGAAIGEFFRDTGRPALVVYDDLSKQAVAYREVSLLLRRPPGREAYPGDVFYLHSRLLERAAKINASDAIAQDMNDLPDSIRPLVKGGGSLTALPIIETQAGDVSAYIPTNVISITDGQIFLETNLFNSGVRPAINVGISVSRVGGNAQIKSMKKVAGTLKLDQAQFRELEAFAKFGSDLDASTKLTIERGRRNLEILKQPQFSPQKVEDQVAIIYAATNGLLDLVPVNRVREFEKEFTQVMNTRYPEVLKGLKAGKLDDETTGAIRQVAKDLSAAYASK, encoded by the coding sequence ATGGCAGAAGTACGTCCGGATGAAGTATCCGCCATTCTGCGGGAGCAGCTGTCTAACTTCAAAACCGAAGCCGAACTCGAAGAGGTTGGTACGGTTCTGCAGGTAGGCGACGGTGTAGCCCGCATCTACGGCCTGGGCAAAGCCCAGTCGGGGGAACTGATCGAATTTGAAAACGGGCTCCAAGCCCTTGTGCTGAACCTTGAAGAAGACAACGTAGGCGCCGTAATGCTCGGCGACTACTCTGAAATCCGGGAAGGCGCTACGGTACGTCGTACCAATAAAATTGCTTCCATTCAGGTTGGTGACGGCATTATTGGCCGCGTGGTAAACACGCTGGGCCAGCCCATCGACGGTCGGGGCCTCATCCAGGGCGCTACCTACGATATGCCCCTGGAGCGTAAGGCTCCCGGTGTAATTTATCGTCAGCCAGTAAACGAGCCCATGCAGACCGGTATCAAGGCTATCGACGCCATGATTCCAATCGGCCGGGGCCAGCGCGAGCTAATCATCGGCGACCGTCAGACGGGTAAGTCGACGGTAGCCCTTGACGCCATCCTGAACCAGCGCGAGTTCTATGAGCGCGGCGAGCCGGTTTTCTGCATCTACGTAGCCGTAGGCCAGAAAGCCTCCACCGTAGCGCAGGTAGTAAACGCCCTGACCAAAGGTGGTGCGATGGACTACACGGTAGTGGTATCGGCTTCGGCTTCTGATCCGGCTCCCATGCAGTTCTTCGCTCCCTTCACGGGCGCTGCTATCGGTGAGTTCTTCCGCGACACGGGCCGTCCGGCTTTGGTGGTGTACGATGACTTGTCGAAGCAGGCGGTGGCGTACCGCGAAGTGTCGCTGCTGCTGCGTCGTCCTCCCGGACGTGAGGCTTATCCTGGCGACGTATTCTACCTGCACAGCCGCCTGCTCGAGCGCGCCGCGAAGATCAACGCTTCCGACGCCATTGCTCAGGACATGAACGATTTGCCCGACAGCATTCGTCCACTCGTAAAAGGCGGTGGTTCGCTGACGGCGCTGCCCATCATTGAAACCCAGGCTGGTGACGTTTCGGCGTATATCCCGACCAACGTAATTTCGATTACGGACGGCCAGATCTTCCTCGAAACCAACCTCTTCAACTCGGGTGTGCGTCCCGCCATTAACGTGGGTATCTCGGTATCGCGCGTAGGTGGTAACGCCCAGATCAAGTCGATGAAGAAGGTAGCCGGCACGCTAAAGCTTGACCAGGCGCAGTTCCGCGAGCTGGAGGCCTTCGCTAAGTTTGGCTCGGACCTGGATGCTTCGACCAAGCTCACGATTGAGCGGGGCCGTCGGAACCTTGAAATTCTGAAGCAGCCCCAGTTCTCGCCCCAGAAAGTAGAGGACCAGGTAGCCATCATCTACGCTGCTACTAACGGTCTGCTGGACTTGGTGCCAGTAAACCGGGTGCGTGAGTTTGAAAAGGAGTTCACCCAGGTGATGAACACCCGCTACCCCGAGGTGCTGAAAGGCCTGAAGGCTGGCAAGCTCGACGACGAGACAACCGGCGCTATCCGTCAGGTTGCCAAAGATTTGTCGGCCGCTTACGCTTCTAAGTAA
- a CDS encoding penicillin-binding protein 1A: protein MAQSATKTKSSFRKTNQPGRYTGWARLLWIIFGAGVLGTVLYVLAVSVNFLNLFGRMPNLKTLENPRSELASEIYSADGVLMGKYFRENRTPAEYEDLPQHLVDALIATEDARFEEHSGIDPKATGRVVAGLLTGGSGGGGSTLTQQLAKVLFRTREDLNDGKLNDVPGVRMLITKTKEWILAVRLERSYTKREILRMYLNTNDYGSNAFGINTAAKTFFSKTPKQLTRSEAATLVGVLNAPSRFSPKYNPARSKARRNWVLRQMQKYGYADAQTLQADTLKPIVLRYNVENQNEGIAPYFRVEVSKMLRQWAKETDHDLYSDGLKIYTTIDSRMQKYAESAVAEHMKLQQKWFDAHWKGQQPWRDENGRIIPNFLSTSIQRTERYKSLTNRFEGNRDSIKYHLNKKYRMKVFTWNGGEKEVLMSPMDSLAYYKRLLHSGFMAMNPLNGQVRAWVGGINFKYIKYDHVKQGKRQPGSTFKPFVYVAAIDQGYSPCYQRPDVATTFPAERGRAAYTPKNFEGGYSGRVFTLRQALARSMNSITAWLVQKLGPETVVSYAKRLGITSPIEAVPAVGFGSSDVSIYELSGAYSTFVNKGIWTAPMMVTRIEDKNGNVLREFTSQTREALSEETAYLMTHMLRGATEEQGGTSIILKGGFKFPYEIGAKTGTTSNYSDAWFMGLTPDLVCGTWVGGEDRSIHFRTGAYGQGSRLALPIYGLFMRKVYADKSIGINTGPFPKPTQPLSIEIDCSRYYNGAGARDTIPYEQKLNQVELDDLNEEDI, encoded by the coding sequence ATGGCTCAATCTGCCACGAAAACCAAGTCCTCCTTTCGTAAAACCAACCAGCCGGGGCGCTATACCGGGTGGGCCCGCCTGCTATGGATTATTTTCGGCGCGGGTGTTTTAGGCACTGTGCTGTACGTACTGGCCGTTAGCGTAAACTTTCTGAACCTGTTTGGGCGAATGCCCAATCTGAAAACGCTGGAAAACCCGCGTAGTGAGCTGGCCTCGGAAATCTACTCCGCCGACGGGGTGCTGATGGGCAAGTACTTCCGGGAAAACCGCACGCCGGCGGAGTATGAGGACCTTCCCCAGCACCTGGTAGACGCCTTAATTGCCACTGAGGACGCCCGCTTCGAGGAGCATTCCGGTATCGACCCTAAAGCTACCGGCCGGGTAGTAGCGGGCCTACTCACGGGCGGCAGCGGCGGCGGCGGTTCTACCCTAACCCAGCAGCTGGCCAAAGTGCTGTTCCGGACCCGGGAGGACCTGAATGACGGCAAGCTCAACGACGTTCCTGGCGTTCGGATGCTTATCACCAAGACCAAGGAATGGATTTTGGCCGTTCGGTTGGAACGCAGTTACACTAAGCGGGAAATCCTGCGCATGTACCTGAATACCAATGACTACGGCTCTAATGCCTTTGGTATTAATACGGCCGCTAAAACCTTCTTCAGCAAAACGCCTAAGCAGCTCACCCGCTCGGAGGCTGCTACCCTGGTAGGCGTGCTCAATGCTCCTTCCCGTTTTAGCCCCAAGTACAACCCCGCCCGCTCCAAAGCGCGGCGCAACTGGGTGCTCCGCCAGATGCAGAAGTACGGCTACGCGGACGCCCAAACCCTGCAGGCTGACACGCTGAAACCCATTGTTCTACGTTACAACGTTGAAAACCAGAACGAAGGCATTGCGCCTTATTTCCGGGTAGAGGTGAGCAAGATGCTGCGGCAGTGGGCCAAGGAAACCGACCATGACCTGTACTCCGACGGCCTGAAGATTTACACGACCATTGACTCGCGGATGCAGAAATACGCCGAATCGGCGGTGGCCGAGCACATGAAGCTGCAGCAGAAATGGTTTGACGCCCATTGGAAGGGCCAGCAGCCCTGGCGCGACGAGAACGGGCGCATTATCCCGAACTTTCTTTCTACCTCCATTCAGCGGACGGAACGCTACAAGTCGCTTACTAACCGCTTTGAGGGCAACCGAGACTCCATCAAGTACCACCTTAATAAGAAGTACCGGATGAAGGTATTTACATGGAACGGTGGGGAAAAGGAGGTGCTCATGTCGCCGATGGATTCGCTGGCCTACTACAAGCGGCTTCTGCATTCTGGGTTCATGGCCATGAACCCACTGAACGGCCAAGTACGGGCCTGGGTGGGCGGCATCAACTTCAAGTACATCAAGTACGACCACGTCAAGCAAGGCAAACGCCAGCCGGGCTCCACGTTCAAGCCCTTTGTGTACGTAGCCGCCATCGACCAAGGCTACTCCCCTTGCTACCAGCGCCCCGACGTAGCAACTACCTTTCCGGCGGAACGTGGCCGGGCTGCCTACACGCCCAAGAACTTTGAAGGCGGTTATTCGGGGCGCGTTTTCACGTTGCGCCAAGCCCTGGCCCGGTCCATGAACTCCATTACGGCCTGGCTGGTGCAGAAGCTAGGCCCCGAAACCGTAGTTAGCTACGCCAAGCGGTTGGGCATTACCTCCCCCATTGAAGCGGTACCGGCCGTAGGCTTTGGCTCCTCCGATGTCAGCATTTATGAGTTATCAGGCGCTTACAGCACTTTTGTTAACAAGGGCATCTGGACGGCTCCCATGATGGTTACGCGCATTGAGGACAAGAACGGTAACGTACTGCGCGAATTCACCAGCCAAACCCGGGAAGCCTTAAGCGAAGAAACCGCCTACCTGATGACGCACATGCTACGCGGGGCCACGGAAGAGCAGGGCGGTACTAGCATCATTCTGAAGGGCGGCTTCAAATTCCCCTACGAAATAGGTGCCAAGACGGGCACCACCTCCAACTACTCCGATGCCTGGTTTATGGGCCTCACACCCGACCTGGTGTGCGGTACCTGGGTAGGTGGAGAGGACCGTAGTATCCACTTCCGCACCGGGGCCTACGGGCAGGGCTCCCGCTTGGCGCTGCCCATTTATGGATTGTTTATGCGCAAAGTGTACGCCGATAAAAGCATTGGCATTAACACCGGTCCTTTCCCGAAGCCGACTCAGCCCCTGAGTATCGAAATTGACTGCTCCCGCTACTATAACGGAGCCGGCGCCCGAGACACAATTCCGTATGAGCAGAAGCTAAATCAAGTAGAGCTGGACGACCTCAACGAGGAAGATATTTAA
- the atpB gene encoding F0F1 ATP synthase subunit A: MKRLLLALFCFLSFSVYANEPAATTAEATDTEDFKPGEMILHHIGDAHEWHFATLGGGEHGTHLTIPLPVIAYRPTQGLSVFSSSRLAEGKVYDGLKLEHEHLVSEDGSKVYDFSITKNVASLMLSAALLLLVFTAVARGYAKRGSGAPRGIQSFFEPIIVFIRDEVAKKSIGPKYERYMPYLLTIFFFIWFNNLLGLLPGGANLTGNIAVTLTLAVLTLLITLFSSNKNYWHHIFATPGVPKALLPIMIPVEVIGIFVKPFSLMVRLFANITAGHIVTLSFISLIFIFRNIGVAPVSLAFGLFINTLELMVAILQAYIFTLLTAMYIGGAVEEHHDADYQIGGGDAAEPAHGH; encoded by the coding sequence ATGAAGCGCTTACTTTTAGCTCTCTTCTGCTTCCTATCGTTCTCGGTGTACGCCAACGAACCGGCGGCTACTACCGCAGAAGCCACCGATACGGAGGACTTCAAACCCGGTGAGATGATTTTGCACCACATCGGAGACGCCCACGAATGGCATTTTGCTACCCTCGGCGGCGGAGAGCATGGTACGCACCTCACGATTCCGCTGCCCGTTATTGCCTACCGCCCCACGCAAGGCTTGAGCGTATTCTCCTCTTCTCGCTTGGCGGAAGGTAAAGTCTATGACGGCCTGAAGCTGGAGCACGAGCACCTAGTATCAGAGGATGGTAGCAAGGTATACGACTTCTCGATTACCAAGAACGTAGCCTCCCTGATGCTGAGCGCCGCGCTGCTGCTCCTCGTTTTCACGGCAGTAGCCCGCGGATACGCCAAGCGCGGAAGCGGCGCCCCCCGCGGCATTCAGTCCTTCTTCGAGCCTATTATCGTGTTCATCCGCGACGAAGTAGCTAAGAAGTCGATTGGCCCGAAGTATGAGCGCTACATGCCTTACTTGCTGACGATCTTCTTCTTTATCTGGTTTAATAACCTGCTGGGTTTGCTGCCAGGCGGCGCTAACCTCACCGGTAACATTGCCGTTACCCTGACCCTGGCTGTCCTGACGCTGCTCATTACCCTGTTCAGCTCCAACAAGAACTACTGGCACCACATCTTCGCTACGCCCGGCGTACCGAAGGCCCTGCTGCCCATCATGATTCCGGTAGAAGTGATTGGCATCTTCGTGAAGCCCTTCTCCCTCATGGTTCGTTTGTTTGCCAACATCACGGCCGGCCACATTGTAACCCTGAGCTTTATCTCGCTCATCTTCATCTTCCGCAACATTGGTGTTGCCCCAGTTTCGCTGGCTTTCGGCTTGTTCATCAACACGCTGGAGCTAATGGTAGCCATTCTGCAGGCCTACATCTTCACCCTACTGACGGCCATGTACATCGGTGGCGCGGTAGAGGAGCATCACGACGCTGATTACCAGATAGGTGGTGGCGACGCTGCCGAGCCGGCTCACGGCCACTAA
- the atpG gene encoding ATP synthase F1 subunit gamma → MASLKEVRSRITSVQSTQQITKAMKMVAAAKLRRAQDNILRMRPYAQRLNSILGNLTALAGEDVVSEYAEQRDVRRVLIIAITSDRGLAGAFNSNVFKGANAVIQERYAAQAAAGNVTVMAIGRKAHDYFGKRLPLLGDYQHVFTKLSFDTVREAAEQAMDGFQAGQYDEVVMVYNEFKNVATQIIRTEQLLPLVPTEQPANAPATSNVDYIFEPSKEEIVRTLIPQSLKVQLYKAVLESNASEHGARMTAMDKATDNAGELLKQLKLTYNRTRQAAITTEILEIVGGAEALAASR, encoded by the coding sequence ATGGCTAGCTTAAAAGAAGTTCGGAGCCGCATTACGTCGGTGCAAAGCACGCAGCAAATCACCAAAGCCATGAAAATGGTAGCGGCGGCCAAACTGCGTCGGGCCCAGGACAACATCCTGCGCATGCGCCCTTACGCCCAGCGGCTCAATAGCATTCTAGGCAACCTGACGGCTTTGGCTGGTGAGGACGTAGTGAGCGAGTACGCGGAGCAGCGTGATGTGCGCCGGGTGCTGATCATTGCCATTACCTCGGACCGGGGTCTGGCTGGCGCGTTCAACAGCAACGTGTTCAAAGGCGCCAACGCCGTGATTCAGGAGCGCTACGCGGCCCAGGCCGCGGCTGGCAACGTAACCGTAATGGCCATCGGCCGCAAGGCCCACGATTACTTCGGTAAGCGCTTGCCCCTGCTCGGTGACTACCAGCACGTCTTCACCAAGCTTTCCTTCGACACCGTCCGGGAAGCGGCGGAACAGGCCATGGACGGCTTCCAGGCCGGTCAGTACGACGAGGTAGTAATGGTGTACAACGAGTTCAAAAACGTTGCTACCCAAATCATCCGGACCGAGCAGTTGCTGCCGCTGGTGCCCACCGAGCAGCCTGCTAACGCGCCCGCCACCTCGAATGTGGACTACATCTTTGAGCCCTCGAAGGAGGAAATCGTGCGGACCCTGATTCCGCAGTCGCTGAAGGTGCAGCTCTACAAGGCGGTACTAGAAAGCAACGCTTCGGAACACGGTGCCCGCATGACAGCCATGGACAAGGCCACCGACAACGCCGGCGAGCTGCTAAAACAACTGAAGCTAACCTACAACCGGACCCGTCAGGCCGCCATTACCACCGAGATTCTCGAAATCGTGGGTGGTGCTGAAGCCCTGGCTGCCAGCCGGTAA
- the atpH gene encoding ATP synthase F1 subunit delta, producing MSELRVASRYAKSLLDLAEERGELEVVKQDMDLFSKTLNENRELRLLLRNPIVKHDKKLAILQAVFGGKVSALTEKFFSIVTQHNRESALEFIGSEFLTQYNLLRGMQAAEVTTATPLTAELREHLRQVVRQQSGLADVTLTEKVDASLIGGFVLRIGDRLIDDSVSYRLRKLRNEFSKNPYQPQL from the coding sequence ATGTCTGAACTACGAGTTGCCTCCCGCTACGCAAAGTCGTTGCTGGATCTGGCCGAGGAGCGCGGCGAGCTGGAAGTAGTAAAGCAGGACATGGACCTGTTCAGCAAAACGCTGAATGAGAACCGTGAATTGCGCCTGCTACTCCGCAACCCCATCGTGAAGCACGACAAGAAGCTTGCTATTCTGCAGGCCGTGTTTGGCGGTAAGGTGTCGGCCCTGACGGAGAAGTTTTTCTCTATTGTAACCCAGCACAACCGCGAAAGCGCGCTGGAGTTTATCGGCTCCGAGTTTCTGACCCAGTACAACCTGCTGCGCGGCATGCAGGCGGCGGAAGTAACCACCGCTACCCCGCTAACCGCGGAGCTGCGTGAGCACCTTCGGCAGGTAGTGCGTCAGCAATCTGGCCTGGCCGATGTTACTCTCACGGAAAAGGTAGATGCCTCGCTGATCGGCGGCTTTGTGCTGCGCATCGGCGACCGGCTAATTGACGACTCCGTGAGCTACCGGTTGCGCAAGCTGCGCAACGAATTCTCGAAGAATCCCTACCAACCCCAACTATAA
- a CDS encoding F0F1 ATP synthase subunit B translates to MQIVTPEFGLIFWQLVIFGIVLLLLRAFAWKPILSSLKERESSIEGALRMADQAKLEMQQLKAGNEKLLAEARMERDRILKEATDVSNQLIEQAKNKATEEGSRMIVQAREAIQNEKNAALAEVKNTAAKLSIDIAERILRRELADQPAQQQLVDSYLQEVKLN, encoded by the coding sequence ATGCAAATTGTAACGCCCGAATTTGGCCTTATCTTTTGGCAGCTAGTGATTTTCGGCATCGTGCTGCTCTTGCTGCGCGCCTTTGCCTGGAAACCAATTCTTAGCTCGCTGAAAGAGCGTGAAAGCTCAATCGAAGGTGCGCTGCGCATGGCCGACCAGGCCAAGCTGGAAATGCAGCAGCTAAAGGCGGGCAACGAGAAGTTGCTGGCCGAAGCTCGCATGGAGCGCGACCGTATTCTGAAAGAAGCCACCGACGTCTCGAACCAGCTCATTGAGCAGGCCAAGAACAAGGCTACGGAAGAAGGTAGCCGCATGATTGTGCAGGCGCGCGAAGCCATCCAGAACGAGAAAAACGCTGCCTTGGCCGAGGTGAAAAACACTGCTGCCAAGCTCTCCATTGATATTGCCGAGCGCATCTTGCGCCGCGAACTGGCCGACCAGCCAGCCCAGCAGCAACTCGTGGACTCGTACCTGCAAGAAGTAAAGTTGAATTAG